A portion of the Trachemys scripta elegans isolate TJP31775 chromosome 9, CAS_Tse_1.0, whole genome shotgun sequence genome contains these proteins:
- the POLR2H gene encoding DNA-directed RNA polymerases I, II, and III subunit RPABC3, with protein sequence MAGILFEDIFDVKDIDPEGKKFDRVSRLHCESESFKMDLILDVNIQIYPVDLGDKFRLVIASTLYEDGTLDDGEYNPTDDRPSRADQFEYVMYGKVYRIEGDETSTEAATRLSAYVSYGGLLMRLQGDANNLHGFEVDSRVYLLMKKLAF encoded by the exons ATGGCCGGGATCCTCTTCGAGGACATCTTCGACGTGAAGGACATCGACCCCGAGGGCAAGAAATTCGACCGGG TTTCCCGCCTGCATTGTGAAAGTGAGTCTTTCAAGATGGACCTAATCCTGGATGTGAATATACAGATCTACCCCGTGGACCTGG GGGACAAATTCCGCCTGGTCATCGCCAGCACCTTGTATGAAGATGGGACCCTGGATGATGGGGAGTATAACCCCACTGACGACAGGCCGTCCAG GGCCGACCAGTTTGAGTATGTGATGTACGGGAAGGTGTACAGGATTGAGGGAGACGAAACATCCACGGAGGCAGCCACACGCCT TTCTGCCTACGTGTCCTACGGGGGGCTGCTCATGAGACTCCAGGGAGACGCCAACAACCTGCACGGCTTCGAAGTGGATTCCAGGGTTTATCTCCTGATGAAGAAACTGGCCTTCTAA
- the THPO gene encoding thrombopoietin isoform X1: protein MRLVNGAPTGCREGAGLLLLTAFLLHIKLSRMSPARLVCDNRLIQKYISEAKDMEKRVSQCQELPSLTQPLPLPMVDFSLREWKTKTNETKRQEILCDLALLVDAVSAAQGHVRQECVAALLGQLYKKANSFLLLLQTFSWQVSAWQPDRASRTTLQSHPSVIFLVYRQLVQGKLRFLFHDLAKDFCREGSRGVPEPPSTPCPRLPQGDSESPAC, encoded by the exons ATGAGACTTGTCAATGGGGCGCccacaggctgcagggagggggcag ggctgctgctcctcacagcGTTCCTCCTCCACATCAAGCTGTCCAGGATGAGCCCGGCCCGGCTGGTCTGCGACAACCGGCTGATCCAGAAATACATCAGCGAAGCCAAGGACATGGAGAAGAGAGTG AGCCAGTGCCAGGAGCTCCCCTCACTAACGCAGCCCCTTCCTCTGCCCATGGTGGACTTCAGCCTCCGGGAATGGAAAACGAAGACA AATGAGACGAAAAGGCAGGAAATCCTCTGTGACCTGGCGCTGCTGGTGGACGCGGTGAGCGCTGCGCAGGGCCACGTGAGGCAGGAGTGTGTGGCTGCCCTCCTGGGGCAGCTCTACAAGAAAGCCAactccttcctcctgctcctgcaGACCTTCAGCTGGCAG GTCAGCGCCTGGCAGCCGGACCGCGCCTCCCGGACAACGCTGCAGAGCCACCCCAGTGTGATATTTCTGGTCTACCGGCAGCTCGTGCAAGGCAAGCTGCGCTTCCTGTTCCACGACCTGGCAAAGGATTTCTGCCGGGAAGGAAGCCGGGGGGTGCCAGAGCCCCCAAGCACCCCATGTCCCCGCCTGCCTCAAGGGGACAGTGAAAGCCCTGCCTGCTGA
- the THPO gene encoding thrombopoietin isoform X2 gives MQCRDGQLSMELNRLLLLTAFLLHIKLSRMSPARLVCDNRLIQKYISEAKDMEKRVSQCQELPSLTQPLPLPMVDFSLREWKTKTNETKRQEILCDLALLVDAVSAAQGHVRQECVAALLGQLYKKANSFLLLLQTFSWQVSAWQPDRASRTTLQSHPSVIFLVYRQLVQGKLRFLFHDLAKDFCREGSRGVPEPPSTPCPRLPQGDSESPAC, from the exons ATGCAGTGCAGAGACGGCCAGCTTAGCATGGAGTTGAACA ggctgctgctcctcacagcGTTCCTCCTCCACATCAAGCTGTCCAGGATGAGCCCGGCCCGGCTGGTCTGCGACAACCGGCTGATCCAGAAATACATCAGCGAAGCCAAGGACATGGAGAAGAGAGTG AGCCAGTGCCAGGAGCTCCCCTCACTAACGCAGCCCCTTCCTCTGCCCATGGTGGACTTCAGCCTCCGGGAATGGAAAACGAAGACA AATGAGACGAAAAGGCAGGAAATCCTCTGTGACCTGGCGCTGCTGGTGGACGCGGTGAGCGCTGCGCAGGGCCACGTGAGGCAGGAGTGTGTGGCTGCCCTCCTGGGGCAGCTCTACAAGAAAGCCAactccttcctcctgctcctgcaGACCTTCAGCTGGCAG GTCAGCGCCTGGCAGCCGGACCGCGCCTCCCGGACAACGCTGCAGAGCCACCCCAGTGTGATATTTCTGGTCTACCGGCAGCTCGTGCAAGGCAAGCTGCGCTTCCTGTTCCACGACCTGGCAAAGGATTTCTGCCGGGAAGGAAGCCGGGGGGTGCCAGAGCCCCCAAGCACCCCATGTCCCCGCCTGCCTCAAGGGGACAGTGAAAGCCCTGCCTGCTGA